The Fusobacterium necrophorum subsp. necrophorum genome has a window encoding:
- a CDS encoding CDP-alcohol phosphatidyltransferase family protein, producing MISIYQLKPKFQALLRPLTKVLFRLGMTANMVTLFAMFASIALGIFLYIFSTITIYYLSLPFFLFFRMALNAIDGMLAREFHQKSHLGGIYNEIGDIISDSFLFFAFFPLGFSPLLLFSIVILAATSEVIGILGAVEGTERRYDGPMGKSDRAFVLSCIGILHAFQIFSVSHLQYIFILMLFLLFYTCYNRIQAILKSGGKK from the coding sequence ATGATTTCAATCTACCAATTAAAACCGAAATTTCAAGCTTTATTAAGACCTTTGACAAAAGTATTGTTTCGTCTGGGAATGACTGCCAATATGGTCACTCTTTTTGCTATGTTTGCTTCCATTGCTCTGGGAATTTTTCTATATATTTTCTCGACAATAACAATATATTATCTCAGTTTACCTTTCTTTTTATTTTTCCGAATGGCACTCAATGCCATCGATGGAATGTTAGCAAGAGAATTTCATCAAAAATCCCATTTAGGAGGAATTTACAATGAAATTGGCGATATTATTTCAGATTCTTTTCTGTTTTTCGCTTTTTTTCCATTAGGATTTTCTCCACTTCTTTTATTCTCTATTGTCATTTTAGCAGCAACTTCAGAGGTTATTGGTATTCTGGGAGCAGTTGAGGGAACAGAACGAAGATATGACGGTCCTATGGGAAAAAGTGACAGGGCTTTTGTGTTGTCTTGTATTGGGATATTACATGCTTTTCAAATTTTCTCAGTATCCCATCTGCAATATATATTTATCTTAATGTTATTTTTATTGTTCTACACTTGCTATAATCGAATTCAAGCCATATTGAAATCAGGAGGTAAGAAATGA
- a CDS encoding suppressor of fused domain protein, translated as MDKKVHDEIEKLYEVEDMDGVLELLDSLSDWGKEEYGEYARALSNLDRHEEALEYLMKEQAKEDTFDWNFRVCYSYFFLENWKETIVYGTRALELGGEFEDDAAYFVMESYQELRAFDELIQFLEKHTEIEKKDWNSFYGMALMEKKELERSIPYLKKAISIWEKEGCDMSWEGEEVARALTQVYYDLKMTKEFKKMKKKFHYSDAEFDCRAYSKEEADRILEHIEKYFGKIERRIPDIDPEYANIDVLMIPASTKHPYTTLMTFGMGSRFMEGTPPELVPEKFGYDELFLCLPDDWELDLDTMWAVQYLLDMARFPFSNETWLGAGHSVAYDTYLGNTNFTGFLVTYPYEYGMEAFQLELNEEKQIHFYNVIPLYTEELDYKQEIGFEELEALFTKSPMVTDIHRVNVALDESATELEEGEEKEENSQILYQ; from the coding sequence ATGGATAAGAAAGTTCATGACGAAATAGAAAAACTTTATGAAGTGGAAGATATGGACGGAGTGTTGGAACTGTTGGATTCTCTTTCTGACTGGGGAAAAGAAGAATATGGAGAATATGCCAGAGCCTTGAGTAATCTAGATAGGCATGAAGAAGCTTTGGAATATTTGATGAAGGAGCAGGCGAAAGAGGATACTTTTGATTGGAATTTTCGAGTATGTTACTCATACTTTTTCTTGGAAAATTGGAAAGAGACCATTGTTTATGGGACAAGAGCCTTAGAATTGGGAGGAGAATTTGAAGATGATGCGGCATATTTTGTCATGGAAAGTTATCAAGAATTACGGGCATTTGACGAGTTAATTCAATTTTTAGAAAAACATACAGAAATTGAAAAAAAAGATTGGAATTCTTTTTATGGAATGGCTTTGATGGAAAAAAAGGAATTGGAACGATCCATTCCCTATTTAAAAAAAGCAATTTCCATTTGGGAAAAAGAAGGCTGTGATATGAGTTGGGAGGGAGAAGAGGTTGCCAGAGCCTTGACTCAAGTTTACTATGATTTAAAAATGACAAAAGAATTCAAAAAGATGAAAAAGAAATTTCATTATTCTGATGCCGAATTTGATTGTAGGGCTTACAGTAAAGAGGAAGCCGATAGAATATTGGAGCATATTGAAAAATATTTCGGAAAAATTGAAAGAAGAATTCCTGATATCGATCCAGAATATGCAAATATAGATGTTTTAATGATACCGGCAAGTACAAAGCATCCGTATACGACTCTTATGACTTTTGGAATGGGAAGTCGATTTATGGAGGGAACTCCTCCTGAATTGGTACCGGAAAAATTTGGATATGATGAATTGTTTTTATGTTTGCCTGATGATTGGGAATTGGATTTAGATACCATGTGGGCTGTGCAATATTTGTTGGATATGGCAAGATTTCCCTTCAGTAATGAGACTTGGTTGGGAGCGGGACACAGTGTAGCCTATGATACGTATTTAGGAAATACGAATTTCACAGGATTTCTGGTAACCTATCCCTATGAATATGGAATGGAAGCCTTCCAATTGGAGCTGAATGAAGAAAAACAAATTCATTTTTATAATGTAATTCCTCTGTATACAGAAGAATTGGATTATAAACAGGAAATAGGCTTTGAAGAATTGGAAGCTCTGTTTACCAAAAGCCCAATGGTAACAGATATTCATCGTGTGAATGTGGCTTTAGATGAAAGTGCAACGGAATTGGAAGAAGGAGAAGAAAAAGAAGAGAATTCACAGATTCTCTATCAATAA
- a CDS encoding DJ-1/PfpI family protein, whose protein sequence is MRKVLLVLVPGVESMEFSPFLDIFGWNEMLGSKDLHLEICSLEERISASWNLKLQSELNIKDIELSEYSAVILPGGFGKYHYFEAIKNKDFQSLIAGALEQQLYIIGICTGSILLASTGYFEGKRMTTYLYENGRYSKQLAGYKVNFQNSIFCKDERVWTSSSPATAIPLAFDLLEELTSHQNRKYIETIMGF, encoded by the coding sequence ATGAGAAAAGTATTATTGGTTTTAGTTCCGGGAGTGGAAAGTATGGAGTTTTCTCCATTCTTGGATATTTTCGGTTGGAATGAAATGTTGGGAAGCAAAGACCTTCATTTGGAAATTTGCAGTCTGGAAGAAAGGATTTCCGCTTCTTGGAATCTGAAGCTTCAGTCGGAACTGAATATAAAAGATATAGAGCTTTCAGAATATAGTGCTGTGATATTGCCGGGGGGCTTCGGAAAATATCATTATTTTGAGGCAATAAAAAATAAAGATTTTCAATCTCTGATTGCCGGAGCATTGGAGCAACAATTATATATCATAGGAATTTGTACCGGAAGCATACTTTTAGCAAGTACAGGATATTTTGAAGGAAAAAGGATGACAACGTATCTTTATGAAAATGGGAGATATTCAAAGCAGCTTGCCGGGTATAAGGTAAATTTTCAGAATAGTATTTTTTGTAAAGATGAAAGAGTATGGACTTCTTCCAGTCCGGCTACCGCGATTCCTTTGGCGTTTGATTTATTGGAAGAATTGACTTCTCATCAAAATCGGAAGTATATAGAAACAATCATGGGATTTTAA
- a CDS encoding phosphatidate cytidylyltransferase — protein MKLVMQYILENPIFIALFSLIFLAKLFVTVRKHSFSPETYQNLKDRIHSWFYIVLSLFIALSQRNVFFIYFGFVMFLGLKEYFSLIELRKSDRYLIFFLYLTIPFEMYLINIQWYDLFIIFVPVYVFFLVAIVLTLQQKVEGILKTSATIFWGVMICVYGLGHISYLYNFSIPQVDAVGRELILYVLLLTEGNDIFQYIWGKSLGKRKIIPLVSPNKTWAGFLGGVFSTIFLAIMLGIHFFDFPIHYLFLFGLEISIFGFLGDVSISAVKRDLGIKDTSHLIPGHGGILDRLDSLIFVSLLFFHTIYYLYY, from the coding sequence ATGAAACTTGTTATGCAATATATTTTGGAAAATCCTATTTTTATTGCATTATTTTCTCTGATTTTTCTTGCCAAGCTATTTGTGACTGTCCGAAAACATTCTTTTTCTCCGGAGACATATCAAAATTTAAAGGACAGGATTCACAGTTGGTTCTACATTGTCTTATCTCTTTTTATTGCTCTATCTCAAAGAAATGTATTCTTCATCTACTTCGGCTTTGTGATGTTTTTGGGATTGAAAGAATATTTTTCTCTGATTGAACTGCGAAAAAGCGATCGATATTTAATTTTCTTTTTATATCTTACCATTCCCTTTGAGATGTATCTGATCAATATTCAATGGTATGATTTATTCATTATTTTTGTCCCTGTCTATGTATTTTTCTTGGTTGCCATCGTATTGACACTTCAACAAAAGGTGGAAGGAATTTTAAAGACCAGTGCAACTATCTTTTGGGGAGTTATGATTTGTGTTTATGGATTGGGACATATCAGTTATCTCTATAATTTTTCCATACCTCAGGTAGATGCTGTGGGGCGAGAATTGATTCTCTATGTTTTACTTTTGACAGAAGGAAACGACATTTTCCAATATATCTGGGGAAAAAGTTTGGGAAAACGAAAAATCATTCCTTTGGTAAGTCCGAACAAAACATGGGCAGGTTTCTTAGGAGGCGTATTTTCTACTATTTTTCTTGCAATCATGTTGGGAATACACTTTTTCGACTTTCCTATACATTATCTTTTCTTATTCGGCTTGGAAATTTCTATTTTCGGCTTTTTAGGAGATGTCTCTATCTCCGCCGTCAAACGGGATTTAGGGATTAAGGATACCAGTCATCTCATTCCCGGTCACGGTGGTATTTTAGATAGACTTGACAGCCTCATTTTTGTTTCTCTTTTATTTTTCCATACTATCTATTATCTATATTATTAG
- a CDS encoding class I SAM-dependent methyltransferase: MQNNYYDSKLNAQKLRMVYETKIPRVEQYLNAEIDYVRKSLKGSENVLELGAGYGRIVKKLAPNCTSIVGIDISEDNVKLGNEYLKNVSNAKMMVMDVYNVTFKNFFDTVLCLQNGLSAMKMTFDTIKKIMSLVSFGGKVFFSSYSEKFWDVRLQWFQEQASKGLLGEIDIEKTKNGIIVCKDGFEATTASPEYFKELGESLAYPFEIKEIDESSLFLIITKK, from the coding sequence ATGCAAAATAATTATTATGACAGCAAACTTAATGCACAAAAATTACGTATGGTCTATGAAACTAAAATTCCCAGAGTCGAACAATACTTAAATGCTGAAATTGATTATGTAAGAAAATCATTAAAAGGAAGTGAAAATGTGCTTGAACTTGGTGCTGGGTATGGAAGAATTGTCAAAAAATTGGCTCCCAACTGTACTTCCATTGTTGGAATAGACATTTCTGAAGACAATGTAAAGTTAGGAAATGAGTATTTGAAAAATGTTTCTAATGCAAAAATGATGGTAATGGATGTTTATAATGTAACATTTAAAAATTTTTTTGATACTGTATTATGCTTACAAAATGGGCTTTCTGCAATGAAAATGACTTTTGATACTATAAAAAAGATAATGAGTTTAGTATCGTTTGGAGGAAAAGTATTTTTTAGCAGCTATAGTGAAAAATTTTGGGATGTTCGTTTACAATGGTTTCAAGAACAAGCTTCCAAAGGACTATTGGGAGAAATTGATATAGAAAAAACAAAAAATGGCATTATTGTTTGCAAAGATGGATTTGAAGCGACAACTGCCTCTCCGGAATATTTTAAAGAACTTGGAGAATCATTAGCTTATCCGTTTGAAATTAAAGAAATAGATGAATCCAGCCTTTTTCTTATTATAACAAAAAAATGA
- a CDS encoding peptidylprolyl isomerase, with amino-acid sequence MKIEKNRVVTLEFKVYDKESHELLEDTQDVGPFMYIQGIGAFVPKVEEFLEGKEKGFKGNLDLDMEEAYGDYDEELLEEMKRSDFEEFDDIYEGMEFVAEMDDGSEVIYTVTEVDGDKIMTDGNHPFAGRNLTFEVLVTGVREAEEKELEHGHVHFYGFED; translated from the coding sequence ATGAAAATTGAAAAAAACAGAGTTGTCACTTTGGAATTCAAAGTGTATGACAAAGAAAGTCATGAACTATTAGAAGATACACAAGATGTGGGACCTTTTATGTATATTCAAGGAATTGGAGCTTTTGTTCCAAAAGTGGAAGAGTTTTTGGAAGGAAAAGAAAAGGGCTTCAAGGGAAACTTGGATTTGGATATGGAAGAAGCTTATGGGGATTATGATGAAGAGCTGTTGGAAGAAATGAAAAGATCCGATTTTGAAGAATTTGATGATATCTATGAAGGAATGGAATTCGTAGCTGAAATGGATGACGGCTCTGAAGTTATTTATACAGTAACGGAAGTGGACGGAGATAAAATTATGACGGACGGAAATCATCCATTTGCAGGAAGAAATTTAACTTTCGAAGTCTTGGTGACCGGAGTTCGAGAGGCAGAGGAAAAAGAATTGGAACATGGGCATGTTCATTTTTATGGATTTGAAGACTAG
- a CDS encoding lysophospholipid acyltransferase family protein → MIRELFYGSLVKFLCHFIIGREVEGKEILPEKGPAILIANHNSHLDALMILSLFPRNQIRNIYAVGAKDYFFRNPILSFFSKHFIGVIPLDRKVKKEEILNPIYTAIEEGKILLIFPEGTRNLKGTISPFKNGISKIAQKYPELAFYPIVLSGLRRVLAKNEKIMVPFISHIYIKPAEFYHSERHEFMDRIFQIFSQQLEHEKNM, encoded by the coding sequence ATGATTCGTGAATTATTTTATGGAAGTCTTGTAAAATTTTTATGCCATTTTATCATTGGAAGAGAAGTAGAAGGAAAAGAAATTCTTCCGGAAAAGGGTCCCGCTATTTTGATTGCCAATCACAATAGTCATCTGGACGCTCTTATGATTTTAAGTTTATTTCCTCGAAACCAAATAAGAAATATTTACGCTGTAGGAGCGAAAGATTACTTCTTTCGAAATCCTATTCTAAGCTTTTTTTCCAAGCATTTTATCGGAGTTATTCCTTTGGATAGAAAAGTAAAAAAGGAAGAAATTTTAAATCCCATTTATACAGCGATTGAAGAAGGTAAAATTTTACTTATTTTTCCGGAAGGAACTCGAAACTTAAAAGGAACCATATCTCCTTTTAAAAATGGAATCTCAAAAATAGCACAGAAATATCCGGAGCTTGCTTTCTATCCGATTGTCTTATCCGGTCTGCGAAGAGTGCTTGCAAAAAATGAAAAAATTATGGTTCCCTTTATTTCTCATATCTATATTAAGCCGGCAGAATTTTATCACTCGGAACGCCATGAATTTATGGATAGAATCTTTCAAATTTTTTCACAGCAATTGGAACATGAAAAAAACATGTAA
- a CDS encoding GNAT family N-acetyltransferase, producing the protein MIFLETKDEIQYYVLEVKELSKIKLLWENSGQYHAKLSKHFSTLFTSLSFEKRMKHFLTMNELYISLAISQSKEIGYCISTCQNGSGEILSFFVEENYRNRGIGSCLIENHLLWLEKNANSISVDVLYENENTIRFYEKCGFKPFTIKMLFTAERKK; encoded by the coding sequence ATGATCTTTTTAGAAACTAAAGATGAGATTCAATATTACGTATTGGAAGTAAAGGAGCTTTCCAAAATAAAGTTATTGTGGGAGAACAGCGGTCAATATCATGCAAAACTATCTAAGCATTTTTCTACACTCTTTACTTCCCTAAGTTTTGAAAAAAGAATGAAGCATTTTTTAACAATGAATGAGCTATACATTAGTCTTGCAATCTCACAATCGAAAGAGATTGGCTATTGTATTTCTACCTGTCAAAATGGAAGCGGAGAAATTCTCTCTTTTTTCGTAGAGGAAAATTATAGAAATCGAGGAATAGGAAGCTGTCTGATAGAAAATCATCTTCTATGGTTAGAAAAAAATGCCAATTCTATTTCTGTAGATGTTCTATATGAGAATGAAAATACCATTCGCTTTTATGAAAAATGTGGTTTTAAACCCTTTACTATAAAAATGCTATTCACAGCGGAAAGGAAAAAATAA